The following coding sequences lie in one Spinacia oleracea cultivar Varoflay chromosome 1, BTI_SOV_V1, whole genome shotgun sequence genomic window:
- the LOC110789258 gene encoding probable protein phosphatase 2C 72, protein MGGTASAPVIPEGLGSVVYDQNGMKHNHQIKSGSVNSQRGGKAVNQDSAVLCQGYGSKDGVLCGVFDGHGKTGHHTSKIIKYRLPLLLLDQKNAVSSKANNVNNSETKSTNKSDDQNQSSPNTELIQWKEACINAFEEMDEVIKMVTKVDYSFSGSTAVIALKQGDDLLIANLGDSRAMLGTRGENGVTAVQLTTDLKPGTPEEANRIRRFKGRVFALRDEPSLQRAWMPHAQSPGMAMSRSFGDLVMKHYGIICTPVITHHHITSDDLFIVLATDGVWDVLSIKEVASIVWGVEDEKMAAKAVVDAAVVAWKRKIPLDKRDDCTAVCYFLQKKDQTQATTSNS, encoded by the exons ATGGGAGGTACTGCATCAGCTCCTGTGATTCCTGAAGGTCTTGGAAGTGTTGTTTATGATCAAAATGGTATGAAACATAATCATCAGATCAAATCTGGATCAGTAAATTCGCAACGAGGCGGTAAAGCTGTTAATCAAGATTCTGCTGTTCTTTGTCAG GGATATGGATCAAAAGATGGTGTACTTTGTGGAGTATTTGATGGTCATGGGAAAACCGGTCACCATACGAGCAAGATTATCAAATACCGGTTGCCACTGCTACTGCTTGATCAAAAGAATGCAGTGTCATCAAAGGCTAATAATGTGAATAATTCAGAAACTAAATCAACAAACAAGAGTGATGATCAAAACCAGTCATCACCAAACACGGAACTCATTCAATGGAAGGAAGCGTGTATCAATGCTTTTGAAGAAATGGATGAAGTGATTAAGATGGTGACAAAAGTTGATTATTCTTTCAGTGGAAGTACTGCTGTAATAGCCCTGAAACAG GGTGATGATCTTCTCATTGCTAACCTTGGAGATTCGAGAGCTATGCTAGGAACTAGAGGCGAAAATGGAGTTACAGCTGTACAATTAACCACTGATTTAAAGCCCGGCACACCTG AGGAAGCTAATAGAATAAGAAGGTTCAAAGGAAGGGTGTTTGCATTGAGGGATGAACCAAGTCTTCAACGAGCGTGGATGCCTCATGCTCAAAGTCCAGGGATGGCTATGTCTCGGTCCTTTGGAGACTTAGTTATGAAACACTATGGCATAATCTGTACTCCAGTTATCACTCACCACCACATAACTTCAGATGACCTTTTCATCGTGCTTGCTACTGATGGA GTATGGGATGTGCTTAGCATCAAGGAAGTAGCATCAATAGTATGGGGTGTAGAGGATGAAAAAATGGCAGCAAAAGCAGTTGTAGATGCAGCAGTTGTAGCATGGAAGAGGAAGATTCCATTAGATAAGCGCGATGATTGCACTGCTGTTTGTTACTTTCTACAGAAAAAGGATCAAACACAAGCTACCACAAGTAACTCTTGA
- the LOC110780723 gene encoding F-box/kelch-repeat protein At3g06240 has product MFAKRVDQEDRVPEDILVGLLSRLPAKSIGRFRCASKAWKSLLSQPYFTKTHLKRIKHIQIEQESAIILVCRDSGSLYSVQIKNAQHQVNEITISATKLTFGNHRFRSSSSSSSIQMGSCDGLVIIKDEEDKLVLINPTTREFKELPSSLDVVRPLRWGIGYDSISDDYKVIVISYYGSDDMMFVNIYSVRNDSWKRVENCPFRHEVGDSLVFVDGYMYWLVDTEETIAAFDLEEEEFNDLTLSGYDDTIRNDDSTDSVSKAQLENLVALGGCLCFYPESVTDTCDDMFVGMMEEKNGKECWTRITFNDEFGSFFRPICLLERKQLVLEMDDELKMYDFEQETFKDIVVDGIPDDYGIGGSFMETLISPHCTSQVVRSTP; this is encoded by the coding sequence ATGTTTGCCAAAAGGGTAGATCAAGAGGATAGGGTTCCAGAAGATATATTAGTTGGCTTACTCTCAAGACTACCTGCAAAATCCATTGGTCGATTTCGGTGCGCATCAAAGGCATGGAAATCTCTTCTTTCCCAACCCTATTTCACCAAAACCCACCTCAAACGAATCAAACATATCCAAATTGAACAAGAATCAGCAATAATCCTTGTTTGCCGTGATTCTGGGTCGCTGTATTCCGTCCAGATTAAAAATGCCCAGCACCAGGTCAATGAAATCACAATTTCTGCAACCAAGCTCACATTTGGTAATCACCGTTTTCGTTCGTCCTCGTCCTCGTCCTCGATTCAAATGGGTTCTTGTGATGGGTTGGTCATAATTAAAGATGAAGAAGACAAGTTGGTGTTAATAAATCCAACAACAAGGGAGTTTAAGGAATTGCCAAGCTCCCTTGATGTTGTTCGTCCTCTTAGATGGGGAATCGGGTATGACTCGATTAGTGATGATTATAAGGTAATTGTAATTTCTTATTATGGAAGTGATGATATGATGTTTGTTAACATTTATTCAGTTAGAAATGATAGTTGGAAAAGAGTTGAAAATTGTCCATTTAGACATGAAGTGGGCGATTCATTGGTTTTCGTTGATGGGTATATGTATTGGTTGGTTGATACAGAGGAGACAATTGCAGCATTTGATTTAGAAGAAGAGGAGTTTAATGATCTAACATTGTCTGGTTATGATGATACTATTAGGAACGACGACTCAACAGACTCTGTATCTAAGGCGCAGCTTGAGAACCTGGTGGCACTTGGAGGGTGTCTTTGTTTTTACCCAGAAAGTGTTACAGACACATGTGACGATATGTTTGTTGGGATGATGGAAGAAAAAAATGGCAAGGAATGTTGGACTAGAATCACATTCAATGATGAATTTGGGTCATTTTTTAGGCCTATATGTTTGTTGGAGAGGAAACAATTGGTTCTGGAGATGGATGATGAATTGAAGATGTATGATTTTGAACAAGAAACTTTTAAGGATATTGTAGTTGATGGCATTCCAGATGATTATGGCATTGGTGGGAGCTTCATGGAGACTCTTATCTCGCCTCATTGCACTAGTCAAGTAGTACGGAGTACTCCATAG